In one Lolium rigidum isolate FL_2022 chromosome 3, APGP_CSIRO_Lrig_0.1, whole genome shotgun sequence genomic region, the following are encoded:
- the LOC124703036 gene encoding splicing factor U2af large subunit A isoform X3, which translates to MLPNMFNFTAPTQFNPLAMQPQAMTQQATRHARRVYVGGLPPTANEQTVAIYFNQVMAAIGGNTAGPGDAVLNVYINHDKKFAFVEMRSVEEASNAMALDGIMFEGAPVKVRRPTDYNPSLAAALGPSQPNPNLNLGAVGLTPGSAGGLEGPDRIFVGGLPYYFTEAQVRELLESFGPLRGFDLVKDRETGNSKGYAFCVYQDLNVTDIACAALNGIKMGDKTLTVRRANQGTSQPRPEQETILLQAHQQLQMQKIMLQVGGALPTKVVCLTQVVSADELRDDEEYEDILEDMREEGRKYGNLVKAVIPRPDPSGAVVPGVGKVFLEYADVDGSTKAKTGMHGRKFGGNQVVAVFYPEDKFAEGDYDD; encoded by the exons ATGCTTCCAAACATGTTCAATTTCACTGCTCCTACACAG TTCAATCCTCTAGCTATGCAGCCACAAGCCATGACACAACAG GCTACTCGGCATGCTCGGCGTGTATATGTTGGTGGACTTCCTCCAACTGCTAATGAGCAA ACAGTTGCTATATACTTCAATCAAGTTATGGCTGCTATTGGAGGAAACACAGCTGGTCCTGGTGATGCTGTTCTTAATGTATACATAAACCATGACAAGAAATTTGCTTTTGTGGAGATGAGGTCCGTGGAGGAAGCAAGCAATGCAATGGCCTTAGATGGTATAATGTTTGAGGGAGCACCTGTGAAGGTCAGAAGGCCAACAGATTATAATCCTTCTCTGGCTGCTGCACTGGGTCCAAGCCAGCCAAACCCCAATCTCAACCTTGGTGCTGTTGGCTTGACACCTGGCTCAGCCGGAGGTTTAGAAGGCCCTGACCGCATCTTTGTTGGTGGCCTCCCTTATTACTTCACCGAGGCTCAAGTGCGGGAGTTGCTTGAATCCTTTGGACCATTGCGAGGATTTGATCTTGTGAAGGATAGGGAGACAGGCAACTCGAAAGGATATGCCTTCTGTGTATACCAGGATCTTAATGTCACTGACATTGCCTGTGCTGCCCTTAATGGTATCAAGATGGGAGACAAGACCCTCACAGTTAGGCGAGCAAATCAAGGCACTTCTCAACCAAGGCCAGAGCAAGAAACCATCCTGTTGCAGGCACATCAGCAATTGCAGATGCAG AAAATCATGCTCCAAGTTGGTGGAGCTCTACCGACAAAGGTGGTATGCCTGACCCAGGTCGTTTCAGCAGATGAACTGAGAGATGACGAGGAGTACGAGGACATTTTGGAAGACATGAGGGAAGAAGGGCGCAAATATG GTAACCTGGTCAAAGCTGTGATCCCACGACCTGACCCCAGCGGTGCTGTTGTTCCTGGAGTTGGAAAG GTGTTTTTGGAATATGCAGATGTTGATGGCTCGACCAAGGCAAAGACCGGGATGCATGGCAGAAAGTTTGGTGGGAACCAGGTGGTAGCAGTTTTCTACCCTGAGGACAAGTTTGCGGAAGGAGATTATGATGATTAG